cagGGGCTAACTTTTAAGTTTCAGCAGAAATATAAATGTAGAAAACTTCAAactttatataaaagtaaaataggGTAAATATAGATTTTTGGGGAGTCaagaaatgatttaaaaaattataatgaaaatagattattttctttaaaataggGAAATACAGTGGATAATCTTAGCTATAGGAGGAAGTGAATTAAATATCTAGatataaagtttttatttggTGACATTTAATTCCCTCAAAATTCCTTAATTAAATGGCATATATGCACCGCTGTGTAGGCCTGAGGTCAATATAAAGCCTTGGGAAATATTGTTGAAGGACATAGAAGAAGGAAACAAGAAGAAACGATGGATGGATAGGGAACCATATGCTTACTGGAAGGGTAATCCGTTAGTTTCTCTATCGAGGCATCAGCTCCTCAAATGTAATGTTTCGGACACTCAGGATTGGAATGCTCGCATATATGTCCAGGtaactttctatatatatttttttcctacttttaTTTGTGAGGTGAATACGAACCGAAggaacaaacaaaagaaaagaacagcATTTTGGGCCTAATTTATAAGAGTTTACACACCAAATTCTCACCTTCAATCTCATTTTGGGTATTTTTTATACaccaaaacatattttacacgtcaaaataattcttttttttttatctcttagaataattttcataaaataatttatatttagatttaaaaaataaaaaatacaagaaatttgaccGGAAAATCCCGACAATAAATAAGAGTAAAGGGATGTACACATCATTTTCCCTTAGGAAAAGAGAGCAACAATAAAGAAGAGCAAAGATGTGTTGTCACTCGTGACTAGTAACAGAAATTAGGTGGCAACTTTCTCCTTATATATTACAAACCCATTTGCAGGACTGGAAGCGAGAATCACGGGAAGGGTACAAGCAATCAGACTTGGCTAGCCAATGCACTCATAGgtactgaaaaaaataaagaaatttccCCTACCTTTCTGCTATTGTGGGTGGcaagagtttttattttattttttattttttttcttctaagtaACGTTAGATATACTTTTAGCATGTATAATTTCTCTAtactcactttaaaaaaaagtagtatataatattaaaaatagaattttttcatataagttttagaattattcactttttttcaaaaagagtatGCGAGAGGTACACATTTCgaaactgcaaatatcatttatcttgttTACAATATTTCATGCACGCTCACTTTATCATCCATGCCGTTTCACTTTTACGATTTATCTTCGTTTCTTCCTGTCATACATATATACTACATATATGCAGGTATAAGATCTATATGGAGGGCATTGCCTGGTCTGTGAGTGAAAAGTACATTCTTGCCTGCGATTCTGTTAGCTTACTGGTAAAACCCCACTATCATGATTTCTTCACGAGAAGTTTGATGCCATTGCACCACTACTGGCCTACAAGGGATGATGACAAATGCAGATCTATTGCGTTTGCTGTCGACTGGGGCAACACCCATAAACAAAAGGTATGTATGTattcttattattcttattattattattattattactacttGAGCTTGACGTTGATGAGCAGATCATGTCAAATTATGCGATCATTTTATAAGTTCTTTAATTCGCAATGTTATAATTCTTAAAGTGAAAGCTTTGTTTCAGTTTTACGTTAGCCCTCGGGTACGTACATAGGAATCATGGTGCATGTAAAGGATACAACCCAGGAAGAATTGAATTTTCAGCCCAATTTTGGGTCAACTTTGATTGCATGTTTCATACTTCTCTTATTAATAATAACTTCCGCTTGATTATTCTTGGATTATTCAGGCGCAAGGAATTGGGAAGGCAGCCACTAAATTCGTTCAAGAGGAGTTGAAGATGGAATATGTCTATGATTACATGTTTCATCTTTTGAATGAGTATGCTAAGCTATTAACATTCAAGCCCATTAGACCTACAAATGCTGTTGAACTCTGTGCAGAGACAATAGCTTGCCCAGCACAAGGATTGCAGAAGAAATTCCTTATGGAATCAATGGTAAAAGGCCCCACATACTCAAGCCCATGCACTATGCCTCCTCCATATGATGCCTCGTCTCTTCATGCCTTCTTGAAGAGAAAGGAAAGCTCCATAAAACAAGTGGAATTATGGGAGAATAATTTTTGGGTAAATCGAACCAAGCAGTCTTAGAAGGTTTCTTCTTGAGTTTATAGGCATTATGCTCGTGAGGATTCAGAATTCCTAGAAATGTTAGACAGGCAACATTAAATCATAAATGAGTCcatgttggtattttttaatagaCAGAAATAATTTTAATCTTTCTTGGCATGACCATTGcttttgtagattttttgttGAGGAAGatttatacgtttcattaattcTTTCCGCATTCAAAGTGAATAACAGTAAAATCTTTATACATTTACCAGCTTACTCTCAACCGATAGGGAAAAAGAATATAgcctcactacaagaaatattgtatttttctatGAATGTTCAAAAAACATTCTTTTTGTGGAAAAAACTATGTTctcacaaattttattaatgaaagaCTCGTGGAATATAAGTcgttacaaaaatattttatcccaCAAAAGGTCCAAGTCGTGGGAAATACTTGGGTGTTCCCATGACAAATCCAATGACAATAGCCTACTAATCAACTCAAGATTATGtttaattacttttattattgctCATGGGAATATGACAAATTATCGCGAGAGGTACTAGTGAGTATTAGTATTACCCACTAGAACATTTGGTGGAAAAACCTTCTTTTGGAAAAACAGGTAATTGCCACAAGATTTATTTGCAGCAAATGCtaaaagaatttagaaaaattaaaattgtaaaagccgagagagagagagagagagagagagagagagagagagagagagagagagagagagagtgggccaaaaataatcataaaaaattgtCTTATGTAAGctaaaaaactatattcaaaCCCTGGAGATTCAAATTAATACtaacaacaatttaaaaaaaaaaacaaaaaactaaatttttgtTAACATGTTTACAAGAAAAACTCCTAATGAGAATCCAAGAGTAAGAAAGAGTTTAGTGCTTTTGCACTAATGAGAACATTCAAGTGGAAACActttgtgaaaatgaaaattttataaaaaaaaaatactggacAGGGCAGTTGCTAATTCGAAGTGGTATGAACtcttcaaagaaaaatgtgTGAAAGTGCTGGCAGCAAGGAGATCTGACCACAGACCTATTTTATTCTCTATGAGTCAGAGTGGTAGTAGAGACTGGAGAGTGAGGAAAACCGTCAGATTTAAAGCAAGTTGGGCCCTCAAGGAAGAATGTGAAGGGGGCATGACAAAATCCAATAGAGAGAAGAAAAGCTATGCACAAATTACAAAATTTGATGGAGGGGTGTAGAGGGGCTCTAGTAAGGTGGAGCAAACTACTTGTTGTAGAGagggagaaagaattaaaagaaaaaacagaagcCTTGAAATAGTTACAATCAGAAGAGGATAGGTATAATTCGGAGGAGATCAAAAGGGTTCAAAAGGAGATTCTAGTTATGCTTGACAAGGAGGATATGAAATGGAGACAACGGACCAAGAGGAATTGGTATCAACATCCACCAGATCATACATGTGCTaatcaaaggagaaaaaagaatacGAGTAAGCGAATTGTTGATGACCAAAACAGAAGTCTCTCAAGCTCTGAGAAGATTAAAGGGGCATTCAAGTCCTACtttgaaaagttatttactACTACACTGCCAAGCACAACTTATATTGAAAAATGTCTAAAGCACCTGAAGCCTCATGTTTCAAGAGAGATGAATGAGAGTATATCAAACATTTATACCAGAAGGGAGGTAGAAAAAGCTATAAACCATATGGATCCAATCAAGTCACTTGGCCCTGATGGATTTAGAGCATGTTTCTACGAAAATCATTGAAGCATAATTGGAGATGAGGCGAGCACAGTAGTCTTATCATGCCTAAATGGTAAGGTACTAAACCCTCTGTGAATTTTACTCATATTGCTCTCATTCCAAGAACAAAATGTCCCATGTTCACTAGTGAGTATAGGACTATTAATCTTTGTAATGTCCTCTATAAAATTATGTCAGAAGTGTTGGCTAATAGGCTGAAAAAAGTGTCGACTACTAAGTTGAAAAAAGTGTTGACAGATATCGTATCTCCcaatcaaagtgcttttataTCAGAGAGATTGATAACTAACAATATTATGATGGCCTGTGAAGTTATACACTCAATGAAggcaagaaaaaaacaaaacaagggAAGCATGTCCATCAGCTCGACATGTCAAAAACTTATAACAGAATAGAGTGACCATACTTGGAAGCAATCTTGGGAAAGCTAGGTTTCTGCGATAAGTGGATTGAAATGATTATGCTATGTGTTTTTCAATAATGTATTTTGTGTTGATAAATGGAAAGCCAGTCACAAAAAACTTTCCTTCAAGAGGCTTAAGACAGGAAGACCCCTTGTCACCATATTTATTCATATTATGTACAGAAGGATTAAGTTCAATGCTTAATCATTCTAACTTCACAAGAGATACAAAAGGAGTAACAATGGCAAGGAaatgaataagaataaaccatcttctctttgctgatgattgtCTATTATTTGGAAGGGCCAGAGTTGAACAatggttaaaaatacaaaacatgCTCCTAAGGTATGAGAAAGCTCCTAGACAATTtttgaacaaagaaaaaactacCATCTCCTTTGGTACCAACACAAGTGATGAAGATAAAAGGGAGATCCTTGCAGCAAGGGGACAACAGTGAGTGGAAGTTATAAGAAATACCTTGGACTACCAACCATGGTAGGTAAATCGAAATATAACACATTAAAAGGCATAAAGGAGAGAGTAtggcaaaaaataaacaattggaAGAACACTTTCCTTTCTTCAACAGGCAAGGAAGTTATGATAAAGGTTGTGCTCCAGGCAATACCCACCTACACTATGAGCGTGTTCAAACTCTCtaaaaaaatgtgtaaagaTTTATGTGATATTTGCAAAGTTTTGGTGGAGAAATCAACAAAAGATAGCAATGTGCAGTAGAGAAGCTGGGAGAAGattggaaaataaaaagggaaatGAGACTTGGGTTTTAGGGACTTAGAGAGTTTTGATTTAGCTTTACTAGCCAAGCAAGGTTGGAGATTTATTGAGAACCCCAATATCTTGGTGGTAGTATCTTAGAGAGAAGTATTTCAGTAAGACATCCCTGCTGGAAGCAAAATTGGGTAACAAACCATCTATGATTTGGCGAAGTGTGTGGGGGCAATGGGGTTGTGAAACGAGGGTTTGAGATGGAGAATTGGAAATGGCAACAACATCAAGATTTGGGGGATTTAAATGGTTATCCTCCCCAGTCTCCTTTAGGGTACAATCTCCTATATCGATTCTGAATGAAGATGCAAGAGTAAAGAAGCTTATTATTAAGCAAAAAGGTTTTTGGAATTGAGAACTGATAAGGAGCATCTTTAAGAATGAGGAGGTAGATCAAATCTATAGTATTCCTTTAAGTAACTCTAATGCATAAGACAAACTGATCTGGAGTCCCTCAGAGAAGCGTTGATTATAAGTTAAAAGTGCATAATATGTAGAGATTGAAAGGAAAAAATCCATACAAGGTGAATCCTCAGGAGAGTGTGAGATGAATAGTGTGAGATGGATAGTACATAGAAGAACCTTTGGGGTTTGAATGTTTCTAGGAAAGTGAAGATTTTTTTATGGAAAGCGGGGAATGACCTATTTGCTACAAGAAGGAATTTGCTCAGTAAACAAATTATTGAAAATCTCCACTATCCTTTCTGCCTCAAAGAAGATGAGTCTGTGATGCATGTCTTATGGCAATGTCTTGTAGTAAATGATGTATGGGCAATGGCCATGAATCTagttcaaaaaatgaaaaactatatAAGAAGACTTGCTTAATCTATTGGAGAAGCTAAATAATTCAGAACTGGAAGAAACAACTACAATAATGAGGGGTTTGTGGATTAAAAggaatgagtttatttttaaaaaaaagttctagAGTCCGAGTAGATTGATCAAATTAGTAACGATATGACTACAAGAGTTTCAGTTAGGCCAACAATccttgaaaagccccaaaagaCCAGCAAACACATGGAGGAATGATCAACAAAGGAGAAAGCCAACGGAGAATTTCAATAAGGCTAATTGGGATGcaattttggataaaaaaacTAGAAAGATGGGAATAAGGATCATCATCAGAGTTGAGAAAAGGGAAGGAATGGCTACAACGTGTGACCAAAGAAGAAGTTCATCAACCAGCCATAGTAGAAAGCTATGTTTTATGGAGAACAACAGAATTATGCTGAGATTTGAACTTTACTAACGTGATATTAGAAGGGAATGCACAGGTTATTATCAATGTAGTTAATAATGATAACAAAGACCTTTCATACACAAGAACATTATACAAGAAATGAAGAATTTCCTTTATGGAAAAACTTATTTGCATGTGAGGTTTGTACATTGAGAGAAAAACACAGTAGCACACACCTTAGCAAAAGCAGCTCTATACTTGGACTCAAAGAGAGTGTGGATAGAAAAGGTTCCAGAATTTATGACTAGTTGCTTAGAGAAAGACAACATTTGTAATGAATGATTTTTTAGTATGAATACAGGTGCtttcttcaaaaattttaaaaaagaatgtggaaacactccatttaaaaaaagaaaaatactagcACCACTTGGggataataataaatctttgaTCAGAGAATTATGGAAGGCTAGGCTACATTCTTACTTCAAACAAGTTACCATAAGCTGCATGAGATAAAGGCTGTAGGGCACAATGGTTCATTTGAAGTGATAGATGTTGTCATACACTAATTATATCACAAATCTATCCCACCAAGTGTTCATTAATTCCATCCATGTTGATGCCATGTAAAACTACTAAATGAGATGTAAAACCTTCTACAATCAACTTGGGTACATGGACACAATAATTGAACACAAATCAGAGAAGCTAGATTTAAGAAAACCTTCATGTCACTCCACTAATTTTTATtccaaaatatttgaaaacaaatCAGAGGAGCAATATGTAAAGTATCGGAACAATGTGCAAACATTTGAGATATGACTCGATCTTACTTTTTCGACTTGTTGGATTCACTTGCAAACAACAAGAACACTTCAAAGTCACTAGCATGAacaaataaccaaataaatatacTTAGTTGTTTCAATTGTACAAGTTCAGACATGTgggtttgaaaaaatatatttagatataaaCACCTTTTAAGTTATATAAAGACGATAAGTtgtctatttttcattttatgatcTCAAAGTttcaaaaagcaaaaaaagagAAGTGCATGACTGTAGTGCGCAAAGCCTGTAATCATCCTTTCTAGATATCAGAAAACTTTCTAATCTTTGATGTTATATATCCtccaattttaaactttttaaccTTTGATGCTATATATTCCtccaattttaaactttttaatctttgatgctatatatatatattctagatATTAGAAAAAGTTCATCTTTGATGCATAATGTACccttaaaataagaaattagactaaaataatctcaaaatttgAAGTACATATCACCATTAAATCCTTTGCTATAGTTGAAGTATTGTTCTTATCGTGCATGAGGCACTTCTTGCAGGAGTACTTCGCAGACTTCAAATGCCTTCCCTcaattaggactgttcatccgggtcgGACATTTTTCCATCTTGATCCAATAACCAGGTTCCTGTTATGAGTTTCGGCCTAGATAAGATCTGGGCCAGAAATTGGATTGAGCTATCCAGACCTATTTGGTCTGAGTACTAGGTTTTAAATTGGTACCTGgtttccatttaaaaaaaaaaatgcaactctctctctctctctctctagttgtCTAAACACTACCCTTACTCCAATCGAAACCCTCCTCCCCCTCTCAATCTTCTTTTTCTAGTACTCTTGCTTCCTCTTGACCAGTGAAAGATCTCCAAAGGTAGTGATCTTTTAGGGGTTGTTTGAAGATTTTGGTGCCATAGTTTGGCTTCTGGTGATTTAAATTTACATGAAGATACTAGCCCAAAAACGAGAGGCAGAGATCTTACCGATGACAAAAAcaagttgtttttgtttttttgttctaaATATACTTTTAGATCTGATCGatcccaaaatttattttttattttctatttatttgtagatCGTAGAATCCTTGGCCTTCTGTCTCTCTGTGAGATCCTTTATGGGTGGCCCTTCAAGAACCACCATGGCCGCATCAAGATGTGGctttgaattgttttttcttttttgttgtagaTCTACTTTTAGATTTGATCTCATAAttcgcattttattttttatttatttgtagatttTAGAATCCTTGATGTACTCTAATATTTgggtattatttattttcttgaaatttattGTAGATTCTTTTCAAACAAGCAAGACACTTGGTTTTTGAACAAGTAAGCGAAGCCGTTGACTGTTTATTTTCACATTAATTAGAGcatatggtttttttttgtgtatttgacTGAGTTTGCTTCGGCCAGAATTTTACAGATTATCTGTTATATTTTCCACTCTTGAATTCCTTTGAGCCGAGGACcaataaaagaatataattcCTTAGTGGAATTATTTCATTCCACCAAATGATCTGAATTTGTCTCAATGCTATAATTtctaaaaaactcaaaataaataatgtgCTCTACTTGGAAAAGCATGCAATTTCTATTTATTGGTGTGTGGTTGTTGaatcctctctccctctctgtctctctctcatgtACATAATAGTGTGCACACTTTGATTTCAAACATGGCAATATGCTCTTAGATTATAGTTAGGTACCCACGAACCCAGCCCCTTTCACCTTTTGTAAATGGGTGGCATTATGCAGTATTGTTACTGTTAGTGGCTGGTTGTCaagtctcttctctctctctctaaaaaaaatatattttcattgactaatataatatttccaATCAAGTAGTTTAGTGGATTACGccttaaatacttttttttttttttttttttttcaggaggcccttctcatatattttctttgagagAAAGATGATTCCCCATTATTTGGTACATGCAGTATGACCCAGTTGAATGATTGGCTTGGCCCCCCATGCATCATGATAAATCATTAGCGTTGGGCATGCGTCAGATAGTGGGATTTTTCCTGATGACgctcatttaattttcttcctCTCACATGAGATGATGTCAAGTATATgccacaaaaataatatttgagggTTTTTGGTGgtagtatttttcttttcaaaaattttaaaattgatatttttaatttattatttgagtGTCTTCCTTTTGTTACCTACTATTTTTGATGAAGTGCTGGGACTTGTTGACTTGTCAttctttttgagtttttgttatGAGCTATGAACAACATagcttgaaaatataatttatcttgTTGTTCTATAAATAGAAGAATTGTGTTTTCTCCTTCAATAACCTTTTTCTCAAATCTATAATTGAGCTAAAGTCTCTGGAATCAGTTGAGTGGTCTACAGATATTGTAAGTTGCTAATTCTGTTTGCCTCTTAGACATTGCTAGTACTATGAGAGAAGATTATGCTGTAACACGTTTGATCATTGACGTACACTTACTTTTGTAGTTTCACTTTGGCTCAAAGTTTAAGGCTAAACGACAGTATGGACAAAAAATGTAGGAATTCAGCCTTAGCATTACGGCATGCTTCTCCAGTCAAATTTCCAAATATTTGATTTGGTTACAATTCAAAAcagtttattttcatattttcatatattagcTTTTGCTGGCTATGGTTTATCAACCTTTATGCTTCATTCCCTTGTTCCTTTTGTTCTTAAGATGAGTTTTGTTCTCATCAATAATTTTGACATTACAATTTTGATGTGAGATGACTACATAACTTTTCCAAGtattcaaaaatttttattttttacaggaTCTCTTTTAGTTAGGTTACTTGGAGTTCTACTTGGTGCGAAATTAAATCACTGATAGAAGACCATGCTaaagattttgtaattcatatattgtaattttatattttgtaatgtaatgtataaataacaaatagtGTAATATGTAGTGAATTGCATACCACATTGTACGAATATGGCCTCcccaaaaatttttgaaataatataataatcccAAGATGTTATgcataattctataaatatagaaaacgacccttctaaaaaaaattataatctccacatgctctttatttttctcttaatttCAAGATACCTCGAAATGCCTCTctccagattttttttatagtcccaaaattttgtttaatttctatatattatctactttcaaatatgtgatttttctaaaattaaaattaaatttaagagaaataataaacttattaatatgaatcctaaagttttttgttatacaatattagattttttaatatggaatctaaagtaaaaatataagaaaaattatttaatgtcgatgatctatatgaaaaatagtttgtagttatgtttttataatttctcaattttttttttaattcatataaGAGAATTGATGTTTGCAGTACTACGACCATGTGTAAGTCCCGCccactccttttgaaaaaactAGATAAATCTAGGatgcacataaaaaaaattattttttaatggtggacttcactttttttttttttttcaaatgaagtgCATAGAGCTTGCATATCCTatatttatcattactttttacataaatGTGTCATACAATAGAAAAGTTGGCCCCTTCAACACAATTGCTGGTTCTGCTACTGATTGCatacattttagttttttatttttatatatttttattattttggacaATGGTAGTATTATGATTTTTAACATGACTTAGAaagttttttcataaaatataggcttttataaaaaaattatgatttttaaaattttttaaaataaatatagacttTTACATAAAGgaaattatgatttttcttgaaaagtatttaatataacataggcttttgttaaaaaaaaaaaaaagaaaaaaagaaaaaaaaaaggcttttaaattgaaatatggacttttatataaaattaaaaaaaaaaaaaaaaaaccagctaCAATCCGATATccaaatttttggatttttgaaaCCCGGGTGACCAGTATACCCGAGTGAACAGTCCTACGAGCCGCAATGCACAGAATTTCATGGCAAAATATCAAAACAAGCAGAAAGTGGCACAAGCATCAATATTGAACTTAGATTTTGGCATCATGTAGAACATGCCTTCCAAGCACTAAAGTACCATGAAGAAAGCAAGAAATTGGTatcatacattcatgcatagaTGTTCAATATAttagaggaaaaataaatttcacagttAAATAATTTCAGAAGAAAATGACAGAataggaaaatatcatcattctTAAATCTAAAGTTTCTGAATTGACCCCTCCCCCTCCAAGTTTGATTACTCTAAAACGCTTGCAAATGACCTCCTTAACTGtccttctatatatttttaCGCCCTCCAATATTGTACAGGTAAGAGCATTCACAAGATGCAAGCAAATAAATTCTTGCATTTGGCTCGCTCTCTCTTTTTAGAGATGAGTTCTCTCTGCAACTCCTAATAGTGTAACCTTTCCACCTCCACTCTATTCCCCTCACAAATTCATTCAAAATTCCCCTAGATAACTCATGATCTCCAGAATACTCCTTTCCTTATATGGATATGGAGAGGTTGATCCACCAGACAGAAGCTCTTTCTTGAAAAGGATTAAATCTTTTGCCAGAAGATGAACCTGCAATAGGATATCCTAAGCTAGCCCTCATTGGTAGAATAGTTGCAACACGCACTCTGAATAGAATCTCCTTGCATGCTTCTTTCAGAGCAACTTGGAGCTTCATTCGCAAGTTCCAAATTGAAAACTTAGATGTTAATCTTTTcctattcacttttcaaaatgtTGTGGATAAACAGAGAATTCTGAACCAAGTTCCTTGGAACTTCAAGGGGCATCTTCTCATTCTCAAAAATTGTCCTACAAATTCTACGTAGCTAGAGATTAGTCTCAACTCATGCCCTTTCCACATTCAAATCCACGGCTTAACAAGAAATCACATGACGGAAAAAAATACTGCTAAAATTAGGAGAGCCCTTGGCAACTATCTTGAAGTGGATGTTGGTCCACTGTTTGGGTTAGCTTGTAAGAAATTTATTAGAATAAAGGTGGAGATTGACATCACCAAACCTCTGAAACAAGGACTTTCAAAATCAAGTGATTTCAATTTTGACACATGGGTTTTGTTTACATATGAACGTTTCTCTAATTTCTGATATGCTTGTGGTAGGATTGGACACTCCCAAATTTTTTGCAACTACTTAAACTCTGTCCCAAAACACATGCCGTTTGGACCATGGCTTCGTTCGAAATCTCCAATCTTCATGACGGTCAACCCATCTCAGCAAGCACAAGTAAGAACTCCTAGGCTCTTTATGGATCACTACACTGAGGATGATATAAGTCATGGAAACTCTCAACCAATTACCAAATCGGATTAGAATCGGTGGTTTGGAACCTTGGCTTTGATCTTTCCTATATCTCCTATGAATGCTAAAGGGAAAGGTTCACAATCGGAAGTTTTAATTGGAAAAAGAAATGCGGTAATGGAAGATGAAAATCTCTCAATAGTAGAAAACCCATTCCGTAGGAATGACTTGGTAAAAATTTGGAAACTCCTGCAGGGTCCGATCAGAGTAAACTCCCCTGAGGATCTCATCACATGCTCAAATCAAAATGAATTTAGCCTCAAGCCTAATACAAAGGAAAGCTTAAGAAAGGATTATCAAGATCTTACCTCTAGGAGTTCGGCATGGCAGAGGAAAACAAAACCCAATCCGACGTCAAAGGAGAACCCATCTGTCCTCTGTGGTGGTGCACCAGGGATCCAAGCTCCTACAGATTGGAAGGTGGAGAGCTCTCACCCACTGTAGAGCACAGTAGCACATTGTAAAACTTTAATGTTCCTTCAACAAACGGGAAAGCTTCATTCACTCAGTGCGTTAACTCTCTTCCACCAAACCTAATCCCATCAATCACGAAAGATTTTCAAGTCTTTCCATCACTCATACCACAGTCTATTTGTAGCAATCTCATAGAACCAGAAAATCCGTACCAAGCTCTCCCATCAGTGTTGAATGCAGAAGAATGGGTCTCTCGTTGGTTGAAGACTAGCGCTCATGCATTATTGCAAACTCAGTTGAATGGTTCCCCTTGTAACCAGATGAAGACAAGAGCCTCACAGTAGTTGGCTAGGCCATCAATGATTGGCCCAGTAAGGGAACAGACACCCCAATCATCAAGTAATTCCCTTCGTAATAACTGGAGGCTTGGGCCCCACTTTAATGCTCATAATCTGTTGGGGAAAAACCGAAGGACTTAAAATTAAAGCTCACCATCACTTATTATCCTGTTCTTTTGAAGCCTGGGCCCCCTTTGAATGCTCATAATCGTGGATCTCCTACTCACGATTTTTTTCAT
This is a stretch of genomic DNA from Carya illinoinensis cultivar Pawnee chromosome 3, C.illinoinensisPawnee_v1, whole genome shotgun sequence. It encodes these proteins:
- the LOC122305567 gene encoding O-glucosyltransferase rumi homolog, with protein sequence MKRFQSKPWQEYLGHDTGFKSMNWRSYMRSAAAGSSGILLSFVFLLGFSFVFTRLSDVAHSVTRGTSASKPTLSKTASYLYPQKNLDIPKNASKQIEIPLDCPAYNHTQTCPNSNYPNILDPEEYRDHSSALTCPDYFRWIHEDLRPWAHTGITRETLERAKTTSTFRLIIVEGKVYVEKYRKAFQTRDVFTLWGIIQMLRRYPGKVPNLELIFDCGDRPNIRKSNYQGHNATCPPPLFRYCGADDALDIPFPDWSFWGWPEVNIKPWEILLKDIEEGNKKKRWMDREPYAYWKGNPLVSLSRHQLLKCNVSDTQDWNARIYVQDWKRESREGYKQSDLASQCTHRYKIYMEGIAWSVSEKYILACDSVSLLVKPHYHDFFTRSLMPLHHYWPTRDDDKCRSIAFAVDWGNTHKQKAQGIGKAATKFVQEELKMEYVYDYMFHLLNEYAKLLTFKPIRPTNAVELCAETIACPAQGLQKKFLMESMVKGPTYSSPCTMPPPYDASSLHAFLKRKESSIKQVELWENNFWVNRTKQS